In the Flavobacterium sp. 90 genome, ACTTAAAATAAAACTTAATAATGCAATAATTTTATTTTTTTTAGATTGAAGCAAAATATTTTGTTCTATAAATAAAACGATTTAGTAGATTCGTTTCTCTTTGCTAAAGATAAAAGGCATTGCGTTCCTGTTATAAGGAATTAGTTGTAAAATATAAAAGCATAAATCTAATAGATAGCGATTAATCTTTGTTTTTAATTGATAATCAAATCGTTTTAGGTTTTTAATCTGAGATTTTAAATAAAATAATATGATAACTCAAAAATATTGTCTTGCATTAGATTTGAATGACGATCCGGCATTGATGGCTGAATACAAGAAATATCATGAAAAGATTTGGCCGGAAATCACAGAAAGTATCACCAAGTCGGGGATTGAAAATCTTGATATTTATTGCGTTGGTAACAGAATGTTTATGATTATTGAGGCGAATGAAACTTTTACTTTTGAAAGAAAAGGGCAAATGGACGCTAATAATCCGATAGTTCAGAAATGGGAAGAACTGATGTGGAAATATCAAAAGGCATTGCCTTGGGCGAAGGAAGGTGAAAAATGGATGCTAATGGATAAAATATTTGATTTGCATGAAAATAGATAGCCACCAACATTTTTGGAAATACGAGCCTGTAAAAGATGCTTGGATCAATGAAGAAATGAAAGTGATCAAACGTGATTTTTTACCTTCAGATGTAAAACCTTTATTGTTAGAAAATCAGATTGATGGTTGTGTGGCTGTTCAGGCAGATCAGAGTGAAGATGAAACTCGTTTTCTTTTGGATTTGGCAAAAGAGAATAATTTTATCAAAGGTGTTGTGGGTTGGGTAGATTTATGTGCTGAAAATATTGAAGAGCGTTTGGAATATTATATCAAATATGAAAAACTAAAAGGATTCAGACACATTGTTCAGGCCGAAGCAGATATTGATTTTATGTTGTCGGAAAAATTTCAAAATGGAATTTCGAAATTGCTAAAATATAGTTTCACTTATGATATTTTGATTTCTCCAAAACATTTGGAAAATGCAAGAAAACTTGTTGCAAAATTCCCGGAACAAAAGTTTGTTATCGATCATTTGGCGAAACCGGATTTCAAAAATAAAAAATTCAGTGATTGGGAAAAAGATGTCAGAGCTATAGCGCAATTTCCTAACGTGATGTGTAAGGTTTCAGGTTTAGTGACTGAAGCCGACTGGAATAATTGGACCGCTTCGGACTTTACTTATTGTTTAGATGTGGTTACTGAGGTATTTGGAATTGATCGATTGATGTTTGGCAGTGATTGGCCGGTGAGTTTACTGGCAGCATCTTATGCAGAATCATGTGATATTGCAGAAGATTATTTTTCGAAATTTTCGAAAGCAGATCAGGATAAATTCTGGAGCAAGAATGCAATAATTTTTTATGATTTAAATGATTAATAAACGGATATGTGTTTTATACACAACTAAAAAAAAATAACTATTCAACCTAATAGAGAACAAAATGAACCTTAATCTTAAAGACAAAATAATTATTGTAACCGGTGGAGCAAAAGGAATAGGATTTGGGATTTGCAAAGTTTTGGCTGCCGAAGGAGCTATTCCTGTAATAATTGGAAGAGCTGATACCGACAATCAAATTGCTGTTAAAGAAATCGAAGCTGAAGGAGGAAAAGTATTATCAGTCGTTGCTGAATTGACTCATCCGGAAGCTTGTAAAAATGCCGTCGACCAAGTAATTCAACTTTGCGGTCGCATTGATGGGTTAATCAATAATGCTGGTGTCAATGATGGCGTTGGTTTGGAAAGTGGAGATTACGAAAGTTTTATGGCATCGATTCATAAAAACTTAGTTCATTATTATCTGATGGCGCAACATGCTTTGCCTGAGTTGAAAAAAACAAAAGGAGCAATTGTAAATATAGGTTCAAAAGTTGGAGATACCGGACAAGGAAGTACGTCAGCTTATGCGGCTTCAAATGGTGGACGCAATGCTTTAACCCGCGAATGGGCTGTCGAATTATTGAAGTACGGAATACGCGTCAATTCCGTAATTGTGGCGGAATGTTATACGCCTTTATACGATACATGGATTAAAACACTTGAAAATCCGGAGCAAAAGTTAAAAGAAATTACAGCCAAAATTCCGTTAGGAAACAGAATGACAACCGCAGAAGAAATCGCCAATATGACCGTCTTCTTATTATCTGATAAATCAAGTCACACAACAGGTCAGTTGATTTATGTAGATGGAGGATATACACATTTAGATCGTTCCTTATAGTTTATAGTGGACTAACTGCGTTCGTTTTTGCGAACAAAACCA is a window encoding:
- a CDS encoding L-rhamnose mutarotase, with the protein product MITQKYCLALDLNDDPALMAEYKKYHEKIWPEITESITKSGIENLDIYCVGNRMFMIIEANETFTFERKGQMDANNPIVQKWEELMWKYQKALPWAKEGEKWMLMDKIFDLHENR
- a CDS encoding SDR family oxidoreductase — protein: MNLNLKDKIIIVTGGAKGIGFGICKVLAAEGAIPVIIGRADTDNQIAVKEIEAEGGKVLSVVAELTHPEACKNAVDQVIQLCGRIDGLINNAGVNDGVGLESGDYESFMASIHKNLVHYYLMAQHALPELKKTKGAIVNIGSKVGDTGQGSTSAYAASNGGRNALTREWAVELLKYGIRVNSVIVAECYTPLYDTWIKTLENPEQKLKEITAKIPLGNRMTTAEEIANMTVFLLSDKSSHTTGQLIYVDGGYTHLDRSL
- a CDS encoding amidohydrolase family protein, with product MKIDSHQHFWKYEPVKDAWINEEMKVIKRDFLPSDVKPLLLENQIDGCVAVQADQSEDETRFLLDLAKENNFIKGVVGWVDLCAENIEERLEYYIKYEKLKGFRHIVQAEADIDFMLSEKFQNGISKLLKYSFTYDILISPKHLENARKLVAKFPEQKFVIDHLAKPDFKNKKFSDWEKDVRAIAQFPNVMCKVSGLVTEADWNNWTASDFTYCLDVVTEVFGIDRLMFGSDWPVSLLAASYAESCDIAEDYFSKFSKADQDKFWSKNAIIFYDLND